From Thermoanaerobaculia bacterium:
ATCCGCGATCGCTACATCGATCGCTATTTCGCGGCCTGGCCGACCGTCGCGACCCAGGCGGGCCGCCATGACCACGACCGAGAGCTCGAAAGCTGGACCGAGCCGCGGCGGAAGGAATGGCTCGATTTCAACGGGAAGACGCTCGCCGAAATCGAAGCCTGGAAGCGGACCGGCAGCGGGACGCCCGACGATCGGCTCGACGCCGAGGCCCTCGAGGGACAGATCCGCCGGGAGATTCACGACCTCGCGGTCCGCCGGCGGCCCGAGCGCGATCCTCTCTGGTGGACCGATCCGATCGGCAACGCCACCGTCTTCCTCCTGATCCGGGACGACCGTCCGGCGGCCGAGCGCCTGTCCGCCGCCGCGGCTCGGGCGGCCCTCCTGCCGCGACTCGCCGGCGAGGCGGAACAAGCTCTCGCGAAATCGGCTCCGGCCGATGTCGCCCCGGAGATCTGCGCGATCGCCGCGTCTCAGGCGCGGGCGAGCGCCGCCTTCTATCGCGAGGGGTTCCCGCGCGTCGATCCGGCGCTGTCGGAATCGGGCGCGAAGGCGGCGGAAGCCCTCGACCGGCTCGCCGCCTTTCTCGACGCACTCGGCCGGAAGGCGACCGGCAACCCGCGTCTGGGCGCCGATTACGCGGAAACGTTCCGGCTCGGGACCGGCGTCGCCGAATCCGTCGAGGCGGTGCTCGCCGACGCGGAGCGGGACCTCGCGGCCAAGCGCGCGGAGGCGGCCGCGTACGGCCGGACGATCTGGAGCCGATACTTTCCCGGGGAGGAGCCTCCCGCGGACGATCGCGCCCTCCTGCGCCGGATCTTCGCGCGCGCCGCGGCGGACCATGCGGAAAGCGTCGACGCTTTCGTCGCCCAGTATCGGGAGCGCGTCCTCGCGCTCGACCGGTACCTTCGCGACCGGAAGATCGTCACGCTGCCCGATCCCCTGACGATCTGGACCGACCGTTCCCCCGGATTCTTCGTCGGCCAGAGTGTGGGCGGAATCTACGCCGCGGGCCCGTGGGAACCGGAAGCGAAGACGCTCTGGTTCCTGCCGACCCCTCCCGAAACGGCGTCACCGGCCGAGCGCGACGCGTTCTTCCGCGACTTCAACGACCACTTCAACACGATGATCACGCCGCACGAGACCCTTCCCGGCCATTACCTGCAGCTCAAGTTCGCGGCGCGGCATCCGCGCAAGGTGCGGGCCCTGTTCGCCGACGGGGTCTTCGTCGAGGGATGGGGGACGTTCTGCGAGCGGCTGATGCTCGACGAGGGCTGGGGCGGACCTCTCGACCGCGTCGCGCACCTGAAGAAGCAGATGGAGAACATCGCGCGGACGATCGCCGACATCCGGGTGCACACGACAGGGATCACGCGCGACGAGCTCGCCCGGTTCCTCCGGGAGGACGCCGTCCAGGACGCCCAGTTCTCCGCGAACATGTGGACACGCGCGATCACGAGCGCGCCGCAGCTCACGTTCTATTACCTCGGCTATCGGGAGGTGCGCGGGCTCTACGACGACGTCCGCCGCGCCCGCGGCCCCGCGTTCCGCCTCCGGGAATTCATGGATGGGATGATGGAGGACGGCCCCGTCCCGGTCGGGCATTATCGGGAGAAGATGCTGGGCGAGTGACTCCCTCCCCCGTTTCACAATCCGTGTATTGAATTCTCACGGCACGGCGCGGTCAGACGTGCCGGAAGACGCGCGCGGGCGGCCCGGCCCGCGACCGCGGCGTACCGAGGCGTACGTTAAGGCCGCGGGCGGGCCGCACGCGCCCGTATAACGGCGCGTATCACCGCGCCGCTCGCGCTATCCGCCCGCCGGGCGGATCGCATACAGAGGCGGCAGCTCCCCTTCGACCGGATGCCCGCCGTCGATCCAGCCGTCGAGGCCCCCTTCGAGCGGCCGAACCTTCATGAATCCCCTGTCCATCAGCAGGCGGGCCACACGGGCCGCCGAGGCTTCGTTGGGTCAGGTGCAGTACAGGATGATCTCCCGGTCCGGCGGCAGCTGGTCGATCGACGTGTCGATCTCTTCCGCGAGGAGGCGGATCGCGCCCGGGATTCGCCGCGGATCGCGCTGGGCGGCGGCGCGATTGCGCACGTCGACGATCACCGGCGCCTTCCCGGCGTCGACCAGGGCCCGGAGCTCGGCCGGCGTGATCCGGGCCATCCGGAGAAAACGGTAGAAGCGCCGCCGCTGCCACCATTTCCAGCCGACGAAGAGCGCGAGCAGGATTGCGGCGATCACGAGCGACCAGAATCCCAGACCCTCCAGGAATTCGGCGACGCGGTCGATCGCCCGGTGGAAGACGATCCCGGCGGCCACGCCCGAGCCGGCCCAGATCAGCGCGCCTCCCGCGTCGAAGAGGGCGAATCGGAGAAAGCCGATCCGCACCGCCCCCGCGATCGGCGGCGCCACCGTCGAGAAACCGGGGATGAACTTCGCGTACAGCAGCGAGACGACGCCGTGCCGCTCGAAAACCGCCTCCGTCTCGCGGACGCAGGAATCGGGAGAGAGCGATATTCCGCAGACGGTCTTAAGGATCCGGTAGCCGTGCCGGCGCCCGAGGAAATACCAGAGGGAGTCGGCGATGAGCGAAGCGACGACGGCGAGCGCGAGGAGAGCGCCAGCCGAGAGGCGCCCGCCCGCCGACAGCGCGCCGGCCGCCACGAGCGTCGGGATCGCCGGGATCGGAAGCCCGAGCTGCTCGAGCAGAACGTTGGCGAAGACGAGCGGCAGCCCGTGGCGGGCGAGCTGCTCGATCAGCGCGTGCACGCCGGCCTCCGGCGGAAACGGGATCGAATCGCGGACGCGGCGCGCATCGAGCGCGTAGCTTACCGCGGCCGGAGATCACTCTTCCGGCGGGTCGTCGCGGCCCTCCGGATCGGCCACGGGTTCCGAATAGCCGCATTTCGAGCAGCGGAAGAATTCTTCGACGAGCGCGCGGTCGATCAGCGGGACGAGGTACAGCTCGCCGCACTGCGGACATTTCTTCGCGATTCTCGGTTCGCTCATGGACGGCACCCCGTTCGACCGCCGAATGCGTCAGTTGTATGAAAATCCGGATCGCAATTCGCGGGCCAAGGCGTCCTCGATTCTTCCACCGTGTTTTCAATGAGTTGGCGGCGCCGCCGGCCGCTGCAATGGATTTATGTCAGCCCGGTCCCCGAGTGGTGACAAAAAGACGCACCGCCTCACGGTGTCTTCTTTTCGACGAACGCTTCGCGGGCGCGGCGCGCCTGACGCTCGGCGAAGGCGAAAACGAGCGCGAGCCAGCCGAAACCGACCGCCCAGCCGGCGAGGACATCGGTCGGCCAGTGCACGCCGAGCGCGACGCGCGAGAACCCGACCAGAAAGACCGCCGCGACCCCGCAGGCGAGATAGACGGCGGCGTGGCGGCCGCGCTTCGAGGACGCCGCGGCGAGCCCGGCGACCGACCCGAAGAAGGCCGCCGCGAGCGCGGAGTGGCCGCTCGGGAACGAGAACCCGATCGCGTTCGCCAGAGGATCGAAGAGATCCGGCCGCGCGCGGTGGAACAAGCGCTTGAAGAGCTGCACCCACACCACCGCGCCGATGATCGCGAGGAGAAACGCGTGCAGCCGCCGGCGCGCTCCCATCCGCCCGAGCACGAGCGCGACCGCGAGGCACCCCGCGACGATGAAGATCGTGC
This genomic window contains:
- a CDS encoding DUF885 family protein; this translates as MLLVLLVPTLAAAPALAPIRDRYIDRYFAAWPTVATQAGRHDHDRELESWTEPRRKEWLDFNGKTLAEIEAWKRTGSGTPDDRLDAEALEGQIRREIHDLAVRRRPERDPLWWTDPIGNATVFLLIRDDRPAAERLSAAAARAALLPRLAGEAEQALAKSAPADVAPEICAIAASQARASAAFYREGFPRVDPALSESGAKAAEALDRLAAFLDALGRKATGNPRLGADYAETFRLGTGVAESVEAVLADAERDLAAKRAEAAAYGRTIWSRYFPGEEPPADDRALLRRIFARAAADHAESVDAFVAQYRERVLALDRYLRDRKIVTLPDPLTIWTDRSPGFFVGQSVGGIYAAGPWEPEAKTLWFLPTPPETASPAERDAFFRDFNDHFNTMITPHETLPGHYLQLKFAARHPRKVRALFADGVFVEGWGTFCERLMLDEGWGGPLDRVAHLKKQMENIARTIADIRVHTTGITRDELARFLREDAVQDAQFSANMWTRAITSAPQLTFYYLGYREVRGLYDDVRRARGPAFRLREFMDGMMEDGPVPVGHYREKMLGE
- a CDS encoding VTT domain-containing protein, giving the protein MHALIEQLARHGLPLVFANVLLEQLGLPIPAIPTLVAAGALSAGGRLSAGALLALAVVASLIADSLWYFLGRRHGYRILKTVCGISLSPDSCVRETEAVFERHGVVSLLYAKFIPGFSTVAPPIAGAVRIGFLRFALFDAGGALIWAGSGVAAGIVFHRAIDRVAEFLEGLGFWSLVIAAILLALFVGWKWWQRRRFYRFLRMARITPAELRALVDAGKAPVIVDVRNRAAAQRDPRRIPGAIRLLAEEIDTSIDQLPPDREIILYCT
- a CDS encoding phosphatase PAP2 family protein, whose protein sequence is MSRTSPRAWHRAELLFVITALLAFAFTLLARAAARLPHGGPLDQRIERGVHARLPAAAFALLRAVSFFGSTIFIVAGCLAVALVLGRMGARRRLHAFLLAIIGAVVWVQLFKRLFHRARPDLFDPLANAIGFSFPSGHSALAAAFFGSVAGLAAASSKRGRHAAVYLACGVAAVFLVGFSRVALGVHWPTDVLAGWAVGFGWLALVFAFAERQARRAREAFVEKKTP